One genomic window of Sodaliphilus pleomorphus includes the following:
- a CDS encoding ATP-dependent Clp protease ATP-binding subunit, protein MMNKSTKYANPRSYWQHHQAPLPQDGVDFTGDDDDDDTLDDDDSSGAARGSGDSGQERLAQRRNVMKNDNGTPVIDKYGKDITKAAAEGKLDPVIGREREIARLAQILSRRKKNNPVLIGEPGVGKSAIIEGLALRINQRKVARVLFDKRIISLDMASVVAGTKYRGQFEERIKAIIDEAANDKNIILFIDEIHTIVGAGNASGSMDAANLLKPALARGEVQCIGATTLDEYRKNIEKDGALERRFQKVMVEPTTPEETLEILRNIKDVYEKHHGVIYTDGALEACVKLTDRYISDRAFPDKAIDALDEAGSRVHISKVVVPKEIDALEKRIAEAQDNKLKAVHAQNFESAANYRDQQEKLKLELNDAKEKWEKDLDSRRETVDENDVAEVVAMMTGVPVQRIAQSEGIRLLGMTDELKNQIIGQDEAIDKIARAIRRNRVGLKDPNRPIGSFMFLGPTGVGKTLLAKRLAEFLFNSSEALVRIDMSEYMEKFSVSRLVGAPPGYVGYEEGGQLTEKVRRHPYSVVLLDEIEKAHPDVYNMMLQVLDEGCLTDSLGRKVDFKNTIIIMTSNIGTRELKDFGAGVGFNTSITKERSDSVIRKALNRQFSPEFLNRIDDIITFSSLGQDDIMKIIDIELKGFYKRVGELGFTLTITPDAKSFVAQKGFDSQYGARPLKRAIQTYIEDPLSELLLRNEDKQGANLLIGLKDGQIDASIEDVAVAGNQ, encoded by the coding sequence ATGATGAACAAAAGCACAAAATACGCAAATCCTCGCAGCTACTGGCAGCACCATCAAGCGCCATTGCCGCAAGACGGTGTCGACTTTACCGGCGATGACGATGACGACGACACCCTCGACGACGACGACAGCTCAGGCGCGGCTCGCGGCTCGGGCGATAGCGGTCAAGAAAGACTCGCACAGCGACGTAATGTCATGAAAAATGACAATGGGACACCTGTTATCGACAAGTATGGCAAAGACATCACCAAGGCAGCCGCCGAGGGAAAACTCGACCCGGTGATAGGCCGAGAGCGCGAGATTGCGCGTTTGGCTCAAATCTTGAGCCGTCGCAAGAAGAACAACCCTGTCTTGATAGGCGAGCCCGGTGTAGGCAAGTCGGCTATCATCGAAGGCCTGGCCCTGCGCATCAACCAGCGCAAGGTGGCACGCGTGCTCTTCGACAAGAGAATCATTTCGCTCGACATGGCCTCGGTTGTTGCCGGCACCAAGTATCGCGGACAGTTTGAAGAGCGCATCAAGGCCATAATCGATGAAGCTGCCAACGACAAGAATATCATTCTCTTCATCGACGAGATTCACACGATTGTGGGAGCCGGCAATGCTTCGGGGTCGATGGATGCGGCCAACCTGCTCAAGCCTGCACTTGCACGAGGCGAGGTGCAGTGCATAGGCGCTACTACGCTCGATGAATACCGCAAGAACATAGAGAAAGACGGTGCACTTGAGCGTCGTTTCCAAAAGGTGATGGTAGAGCCAACGACACCTGAAGAGACACTCGAAATCCTGCGCAATATAAAAGATGTGTATGAGAAGCATCACGGTGTCATCTATACCGACGGTGCACTCGAGGCTTGTGTGAAATTGACCGATCGCTACATTAGCGACCGCGCATTTCCCGACAAGGCCATCGATGCCCTCGACGAGGCCGGCTCTCGCGTGCACATCTCCAAAGTAGTCGTGCCAAAAGAAATCGATGCGCTTGAAAAACGCATAGCCGAGGCTCAGGACAACAAGCTGAAGGCCGTGCATGCACAGAATTTTGAAAGCGCCGCCAACTACAGAGACCAGCAAGAGAAGCTGAAACTCGAGTTGAATGACGCCAAGGAGAAATGGGAAAAAGACCTCGACTCTCGGCGCGAGACCGTCGACGAAAACGACGTTGCCGAGGTCGTGGCAATGATGACTGGCGTACCAGTGCAACGCATTGCACAGTCAGAGGGCATAAGACTGCTTGGCATGACCGATGAGCTGAAAAATCAAATCATAGGCCAGGACGAGGCTATCGACAAGATAGCCCGGGCAATCAGGCGCAACCGTGTGGGACTCAAGGACCCCAACCGCCCCATTGGCTCCTTTATGTTCCTTGGCCCTACGGGAGTGGGCAAAACTCTGCTTGCCAAGCGACTGGCCGAATTCCTGTTCAACTCATCCGAAGCTCTTGTGCGTATCGACATGAGTGAATATATGGAGAAGTTCAGCGTTTCCCGTCTCGTGGGCGCCCCTCCAGGCTACGTGGGCTATGAGGAAGGCGGCCAGCTCACCGAGAAAGTGCGTAGACACCCCTACTCTGTCGTTTTGCTCGACGAAATCGAGAAAGCACACCCCGATGTTTACAACATGATGCTGCAAGTGCTCGACGAGGGTTGCTTGACCGACAGCCTGGGGCGCAAAGTAGATTTCAAGAATACGATTATCATCATGACAAGCAATATTGGCACTCGAGAGCTCAAGGACTTCGGTGCAGGTGTGGGGTTCAACACCTCTATTACCAAGGAACGCAGCGACTCGGTGATACGCAAGGCTCTCAACCGCCAGTTCTCGCCCGAGTTCCTCAATCGTATCGACGACATCATCACCTTCTCATCGCTTGGGCAGGACGACATCATGAAGATTATCGACATTGAGTTGAAAGGCTTCTACAAGCGTGTGGGCGAACTTGGGTTCACGCTCACCATCACCCCCGATGCCAAGAGTTTTGTGGCCCAAAAGGGCTTCGACAGCCAGTATGGCGCTCGACCCTTGAAACGTGCCATCCAGACCTACATTGAGGACCCATTGAGCGAGCTGTTGCTACGCAACGAGGACAAGCAAGGTGCCAACTTACTGATCGGTCTCAAGGACGGCCAAATCGACGCAAGCATCGAAGATGTCGCCGTAGCCGGCAACCAGTGA
- a CDS encoding ABC transporter permease, producing the protein MKAEFFIARRLKLSGNSESNAPSLNVAMIGIILAIVIMILSVVIVTGFKSEVMHKIYSLDSHLKVSNAGLGIDDNYSTVDAHDVFNAVLGDPTLKPRIESMSLIAEKPAILKTDDDFKGIVYRGVDQYYDWRYLKDNLVAGRVPNCKDGADNREIIISKYMAQQLQLHVGDKIFTYFIDNKVKMRRSIIVGIYNTDFDAFDQTYIVGNISLLQSVNNWSSFTGNYVGINLNQLGSLDNDCYRVYTDLCKSMVAHNSPTLYQVTQIKNNNVSYFTWLGMLDMNVAIILILMIIVSSFTLIAALLMIVLERIKMVGMLKAMGATNRSISRIFIYLTSKLIVKSVIIGNVVGIGLALLQQHFHIVRLNADAYYMSYVPISIDIPTLLLLNVGIIVISYLTLLAPSHIVSTIKPTSTMQFE; encoded by the coding sequence ATGAAAGCTGAATTTTTCATAGCGCGACGTCTCAAGCTCTCGGGAAACTCCGAATCCAATGCCCCAAGCCTCAATGTGGCAATGATAGGCATCATACTTGCCATTGTCATCATGATTTTGTCGGTTGTCATTGTCACGGGGTTCAAGAGCGAGGTAATGCACAAAATATATTCTCTCGATTCGCATCTCAAGGTTTCCAATGCGGGCCTTGGCATCGACGACAACTACTCTACCGTCGACGCCCACGACGTGTTCAATGCCGTGCTGGGCGACCCGACGCTCAAGCCCCGCATTGAAAGCATGAGCCTGATTGCCGAGAAGCCAGCCATACTTAAGACCGATGATGATTTCAAGGGCATTGTGTACCGTGGAGTCGACCAGTATTACGACTGGAGGTATCTTAAAGATAATCTTGTGGCCGGGCGTGTTCCCAATTGCAAGGATGGGGCCGACAATCGCGAAATCATAATTTCCAAGTACATGGCCCAGCAGTTGCAGCTGCACGTGGGAGACAAGATTTTCACCTATTTCATCGACAACAAGGTTAAAATGCGACGTTCGATAATTGTGGGAATCTACAATACCGACTTCGATGCCTTTGACCAAACCTACATTGTAGGCAACATTTCACTGTTGCAGAGTGTAAACAATTGGAGTTCGTTCACAGGCAACTATGTGGGCATTAACTTAAACCAGCTCGGCTCACTCGACAACGACTGCTACAGGGTTTATACCGACTTGTGCAAGTCGATGGTTGCCCACAACTCCCCTACTCTTTATCAAGTCACTCAAATCAAGAACAACAACGTTTCCTATTTCACGTGGCTCGGAATGCTCGACATGAATGTTGCAATCATACTCATACTGATGATCATAGTTTCATCTTTCACTTTAATTGCAGCTTTGTTGATGATTGTGCTTGAGCGTATTAAGATGGTTGGTATGCTGAAGGCAATGGGTGCCACCAATCGGTCGATAAGCCGCATTTTTATCTACCTCACTTCAAAACTGATTGTCAAGTCGGTTATAATAGGCAATGTTGTGGGCATAGGTCTGGCATTACTCCAGCAGCATTTCCACATCGTCAGGCTCAATGCCGATGCCTACTACATGAGCTATGTGCCCATTTCCATCGACATTCCCACCCTGCTGCTTCTTAACGTGGGAATCATAGTCATTTCCTACTTGACTCTCCTTGCACCCAGTCACATTGTGTCGACAATCAAGCCCACGAGCACAATGCAGTTTGAATAA
- a CDS encoding tetratricopeptide repeat protein gives MKKTILLLACASMLAGSAYAQSDVESLYKSGKEAFAAYDKDFAKTQLNQPVDTAAMLGNLMKGFKDFEAALPLDSVKTNKIDKKTGLPKVKTKYSKEMVALMAGHIGDLTAAGNMYYTSKQYAEGAYTFGRYCELIQSPMAKANNVQVPADTILGQIRFFEGLCDYYIPDYKKAFTAFDNALKLGYTGKEYNLNIADYKADCFSKMLQPLLDAKEFDKAYAAVDKAIAAEPNNSAYYYMKGALYASDSTKNVDDAIAMYKKSVELNPKNADANFNVGYYLWKKGQEAINAAPANATNDQIAPQVVPVYKEALPYLQKALEINPEYPSVKAVIENINYGLGILDKK, from the coding sequence ATGAAAAAAACGATTCTGCTTTTAGCATGTGCATCTATGCTGGCAGGTTCTGCCTATGCACAAAGTGATGTTGAAAGTCTGTACAAGTCGGGCAAAGAGGCATTTGCTGCTTACGACAAAGACTTCGCCAAGACTCAGCTCAATCAGCCGGTCGATACTGCAGCCATGCTGGGTAACTTGATGAAAGGCTTCAAGGATTTTGAGGCTGCACTGCCACTCGACAGTGTGAAGACCAATAAAATCGACAAGAAAACTGGTCTGCCTAAAGTGAAGACCAAATATTCAAAGGAGATGGTGGCCCTTATGGCTGGTCACATAGGTGACCTGACTGCAGCAGGCAACATGTACTACACCAGCAAGCAGTATGCCGAGGGTGCTTACACATTCGGCCGCTATTGCGAGTTGATACAGTCGCCCATGGCCAAGGCCAACAATGTGCAAGTGCCTGCCGACACCATTCTGGGACAGATACGTTTCTTTGAGGGGTTGTGCGACTACTACATTCCTGACTACAAAAAGGCTTTCACTGCATTTGACAATGCGCTGAAACTTGGCTACACTGGCAAGGAATACAACTTGAACATTGCCGACTACAAGGCCGACTGCTTCAGCAAGATGCTTCAGCCACTTTTGGATGCCAAGGAGTTTGACAAGGCTTATGCTGCTGTCGACAAGGCGATTGCTGCAGAGCCCAACAACTCGGCCTACTATTACATGAAGGGTGCGCTCTATGCCAGCGACTCGACCAAGAATGTTGACGATGCCATCGCAATGTACAAGAAGTCTGTCGAGTTGAACCCGAAGAATGCCGATGCCAACTTCAATGTGGGCTACTACTTGTGGAAGAAAGGCCAGGAGGCTATCAATGCAGCTCCTGCCAATGCAACCAACGACCAAATAGCCCCCCAGGTTGTGCCGGTTTACAAAGAGGCTCTTCCATACCTGCAGAAGGCTCTGGAAATCAATCCTGAATATCCAAGCGTGAAGGCTGTGATTGAGAACATCAACTATGGCCTGGGCATACTCGACAAGAAATAA
- the lepA gene encoding translation elongation factor 4 yields MKNIRNFSIIAHIDHGKSTLADRLLEYTKTVTGHEMQNQVLDDMDLERERGITIKSHAIQMDYIEDGQQYTLNLIDTPGHVDFSYEVSRAIASCEGCLLVVDATQGVQAQTISNLYLALDHDLAVIPVINKIDMDSAHPDEVEDEIVELLGCDPSEILRCSARTGEGVPEILDAIVKRIPAPQGDPQAPLQALIFDSVFNPFRGIIVYFKVLNGTIHKGDLVKFVNTGEQYHADELGVLKLKLAPRDKISAGNVGYIISGIKDSKEVRVGDTITHVDNPCSEAIEGFQEVKPMVFAGVYPIDPEDFENLRSSLEKLQLNDASLTFTPESSIALGFGFRCGFLGLLHMEIVQERLDREFNMEVITTVPNVSYKVYDKKGNMTEVHNPAGLPDVTTIEKIEEPYIHASIITLSEYMGPIITLCLSKRGTLTNQKYISGNRLELSFDLPLGEIVIDFYDKLKSISKGYASFDYYISSYRESKLVKLDILLNGKPVDALSSLTHADNAVSLGRRMCEKLKELIPRQQYDIAIQAAIGAKIIARETVKQVRKDVTAKCYGGDVSRKRKLLEKQKAGKKRMKQIGTVQVPQKAFLAVLKLD; encoded by the coding sequence ATGAAAAATATAAGGAACTTCTCAATAATCGCTCACATTGATCACGGCAAGAGCACACTTGCCGACCGCTTGCTCGAGTACACCAAGACGGTGACAGGGCACGAGATGCAAAACCAGGTGCTCGACGACATGGATCTGGAGCGAGAGCGTGGCATCACAATCAAGAGCCATGCCATACAGATGGACTATATCGAAGACGGCCAGCAATACACGCTCAACCTCATCGACACTCCCGGGCATGTCGACTTCTCTTATGAGGTATCACGTGCCATTGCCTCGTGCGAGGGGTGCCTGCTTGTGGTAGATGCTACCCAGGGTGTCCAGGCCCAGACGATATCCAACCTGTATCTTGCTCTTGACCACGACTTGGCTGTGATACCTGTCATCAACAAGATTGATATGGACAGTGCTCACCCCGACGAGGTCGAAGACGAAATTGTGGAGTTGCTCGGCTGTGACCCCAGCGAGATACTGCGTTGCAGCGCCCGAACAGGCGAGGGAGTGCCCGAAATCCTCGATGCCATCGTGAAGCGTATTCCTGCACCGCAAGGCGACCCGCAAGCACCGCTTCAGGCGCTCATCTTTGACTCGGTGTTCAATCCATTCCGCGGAATCATTGTTTATTTCAAGGTGTTGAACGGTACGATTCACAAGGGCGACTTGGTGAAATTTGTGAACACAGGAGAGCAATATCATGCCGACGAACTTGGCGTGCTCAAGCTCAAGCTTGCCCCTCGCGACAAGATAAGTGCCGGCAACGTGGGCTACATCATAAGCGGTATCAAGGACTCCAAAGAAGTGAGAGTGGGCGACACCATCACCCATGTCGACAATCCTTGCAGCGAAGCAATCGAAGGTTTTCAGGAGGTAAAGCCCATGGTGTTTGCTGGCGTGTATCCTATCGATCCCGAAGATTTTGAAAACTTGCGTTCGTCGCTCGAGAAGCTTCAGCTCAACGATGCCTCGCTCACGTTCACTCCTGAGTCGTCGATAGCTCTGGGGTTCGGCTTCCGCTGTGGTTTTCTGGGGCTGCTTCACATGGAGATCGTGCAAGAACGCCTGGACCGTGAATTTAACATGGAGGTAATCACTACTGTGCCCAATGTTTCCTATAAGGTCTACGACAAGAAAGGAAACATGACCGAAGTGCACAATCCTGCAGGCTTGCCCGATGTGACGACCATAGAAAAAATAGAAGAGCCCTACATTCATGCTTCAATCATCACTTTGAGCGAATACATGGGCCCTATCATCACATTGTGTCTGTCCAAGAGGGGGACGCTCACCAATCAAAAGTACATCAGCGGCAATCGATTGGAATTATCGTTTGACCTGCCACTTGGTGAAATTGTGATTGACTTCTACGACAAGTTGAAGAGTATATCTAAGGGATATGCCTCATTTGATTATTACATAAGCTCTTATAGAGAATCAAAACTTGTAAAGCTCGACATCTTGCTCAACGGTAAGCCTGTGGATGCCTTGAGCAGTCTCACTCATGCCGACAATGCTGTGAGCCTGGGACGCCGCATGTGCGAAAAACTGAAAGAACTCATACCGCGCCAGCAGTATGACATCGCAATCCAAGCAGCAATAGGGGCCAAAATCATTGCACGAGAAACGGTGAAACAGGTGCGCAAAGATGTGACGGCAAAATGCTATGGCGGCGACGTGAGTCGCAAGCGCAAACTGCTGGAGAAGCAGAAAGCCGGCAAAAAACGCATGAAACAGATAGGTACCGTGCAAGTGCCCCAAAAGGCATTTCTTGCAGTGCTGAAACTCGATTGA
- a CDS encoding YIP1 family protein codes for MSLIKNIALLIVSPKMGWEEINLSGYPTHKVLQSGFYPMLALLAISSFSLMLYDPTAWTLSKTLMHAIVEFSSYFATYFLTSYLLGSLYPEIVKTATANARLNNFIAYNLIFLVLLEIFNNVLADGFSPIYFLLLYTFVIVYKGLDYINMKDEEKKTKFVAVASMLMICLPLVFRWTLEKMII; via the coding sequence ATGAGCCTAATTAAAAATATAGCACTGTTGATAGTTTCTCCCAAGATGGGGTGGGAAGAAATCAACTTGTCGGGGTATCCCACTCACAAAGTACTGCAGAGTGGCTTCTATCCTATGCTGGCCTTGCTTGCCATCAGTTCGTTCTCGCTCATGCTATATGATCCCACTGCATGGACCTTGTCGAAGACACTGATGCATGCCATCGTTGAGTTTTCCAGCTACTTTGCCACCTATTTCCTCACAAGCTATCTTCTGGGCAGCTTGTATCCTGAGATAGTGAAAACCGCTACGGCCAATGCCCGTCTCAACAACTTCATTGCCTACAATTTGATTTTCCTTGTATTGCTGGAAATTTTCAACAATGTGCTTGCCGACGGCTTTTCTCCCATCTATTTCTTGTTGCTCTACACTTTTGTTATTGTCTACAAAGGACTTGACTACATCAACATGAAGGATGAGGAGAAGAAGACAAAATTTGTAGCAGTTGCGTCGATGCTCATGATATGCTTGCCGCTTGTTTTTCGCTGGACGCTTGAAAAAATGATCA
- the gyrA gene encoding DNA gyrase subunit A, with product MNSDRIIEINIDKEMRTSYIDYSMSVIVSRALPDVRDGFKPVHRRVLFGMEKLGNFSNAPYKKSARIVGDVLGKYHPHGDSSVYFAMVRLAQDWAMRYPLVDGQGNFGSIDGDSPAAMRYTEARLAKMGEEMMRDLDEDTVDFEPNFDNTLEEPVVLPTRFPNLLVNGASGIAVGMATNMPPHNLTESINGCLAMLENPDITIPELMHYIKAPDFPTGGIIYGYQGVKDAFETGRGRIVVRAKAEIETENDRDKIVVTEIPYNVNKRELIEAIARLVEEKRIDGISNINDESDRQGMRIVIDVKKDQNANVLLNKLYKMSELQSSFSVNNVCLVNGRPETVNLKQLIQYFLDHRHEVVIRRSKFELKKAQDRAHILEGLIIASDNIDEVVHIIRSSKTTDEARQRLGERFGLDEVQTRAIVEMRLRQLTNLEQGKLHDELDELMKTIAHLQEILSNPDVCRKVIEDELIEIRDKYGDERRTQIEYSGEEMNAEDFFPDDPMIITISHFGYIKRTPLTEYRTQNRGGVGAKGSDTRDQDFIEYVYEATNHNYMLFFTGLGRCYWLRVFEIPEGSKNSKGRAIQNLLNLGPENRIYAFIRATKLKDPEYNESHNIVFATKNGLVKKTRLSEYSRPRANGVIAINLREDDQLIGAILTEGDSEVILADRNGRAIRFNESTIRTMGRSATGVKGMTLSSADDEIVGMICMRTSADDDVLVVSEQGMGKRSKLEDYRVTNRGGKGVKTMNITEKTGKLIAIKNVNDSNDLVIINKSGIMLRMKVSSLRVMGRNTQGVRLINLEKKNDEIASVCKVQSQPESEEAELATNQGESLDNSSEEIQNDNTTNEQQDNK from the coding sequence ATGAACAGCGATCGAATTATTGAGATCAACATTGACAAAGAGATGCGAACATCCTACATCGACTACTCGATGTCGGTGATCGTGTCGCGAGCACTGCCCGACGTGCGCGACGGCTTCAAGCCTGTGCACCGCAGGGTACTCTTCGGCATGGAGAAGTTGGGTAATTTCTCTAATGCCCCCTACAAAAAATCGGCACGTATCGTGGGTGACGTGTTAGGTAAGTACCACCCCCACGGAGACTCGTCGGTTTACTTTGCTATGGTTCGCCTGGCACAAGACTGGGCGATGCGTTACCCGCTTGTCGACGGCCAGGGCAACTTTGGCTCGATCGACGGCGATAGTCCTGCAGCCATGCGTTACACTGAGGCTCGCCTGGCCAAGATGGGCGAGGAGATGATGCGTGACCTTGACGAGGACACTGTCGACTTTGAACCGAACTTCGACAACACGCTCGAGGAGCCTGTGGTTTTGCCCACGCGCTTCCCCAACTTGCTGGTGAACGGAGCCAGCGGCATCGCCGTGGGTATGGCGACCAACATGCCCCCTCACAATCTCACTGAGTCAATCAACGGCTGCCTGGCCATGCTTGAGAATCCTGACATTACGATTCCCGAGCTCATGCACTACATCAAAGCGCCCGACTTCCCCACAGGTGGCATCATCTATGGCTACCAAGGCGTGAAAGATGCCTTCGAGACGGGGCGTGGACGCATTGTGGTGCGCGCCAAGGCCGAGATTGAGACCGAAAACGATCGCGACAAGATTGTGGTAACCGAGATCCCCTACAATGTCAACAAGCGCGAGCTCATCGAGGCCATTGCGCGGCTGGTTGAGGAGAAACGCATCGACGGCATCAGCAACATCAACGACGAGAGCGACCGCCAGGGCATGCGCATAGTGATTGATGTGAAGAAGGACCAGAATGCCAATGTGCTGCTCAACAAGCTCTACAAGATGTCGGAGCTGCAGTCGTCGTTCAGTGTTAACAACGTGTGCCTGGTCAATGGTCGCCCCGAGACTGTCAACCTCAAGCAGTTGATACAGTACTTCCTCGATCACCGTCACGAGGTGGTGATACGCCGTTCCAAGTTTGAGCTGAAAAAGGCGCAAGACCGCGCCCACATCCTGGAGGGCTTGATTATCGCCAGCGACAACATCGACGAGGTGGTGCACATCATCAGGTCGAGCAAGACCACCGATGAAGCCCGCCAGCGTCTGGGTGAGCGTTTTGGCCTCGACGAGGTGCAAACCCGCGCCATCGTTGAGATGCGCCTGCGCCAGCTCACCAATCTTGAGCAAGGCAAGCTGCACGACGAACTTGACGAGCTCATGAAGACAATTGCACACTTGCAAGAAATCTTGAGCAATCCCGATGTGTGTCGCAAGGTGATAGAAGACGAACTCATCGAGATACGCGACAAGTATGGCGATGAGCGCCGCACTCAGATTGAATATTCTGGTGAGGAAATGAATGCCGAGGATTTCTTCCCCGACGACCCCATGATTATCACTATCTCACACTTCGGTTACATCAAGCGCACGCCCCTCACTGAATACCGCACTCAGAACCGTGGCGGTGTGGGCGCCAAGGGCAGCGACACACGTGACCAGGACTTCATCGAGTATGTGTATGAGGCTACCAATCACAATTACATGCTCTTTTTCACAGGCTTGGGCCGTTGCTACTGGCTGAGGGTGTTTGAGATTCCTGAAGGCAGCAAGAACTCTAAGGGCAGGGCAATACAGAACTTGCTCAACCTTGGCCCCGAGAACCGCATATATGCTTTCATACGCGCCACCAAGCTCAAGGATCCTGAGTACAACGAGAGCCACAACATTGTGTTTGCCACCAAGAATGGATTGGTCAAGAAAACGCGTCTCTCCGAGTATTCCCGTCCGCGCGCCAATGGCGTGATCGCCATCAACCTGAGAGAAGACGACCAGTTGATAGGCGCCATCCTTACCGAGGGCGACAGCGAGGTGATACTTGCCGACCGCAATGGCCGCGCAATACGGTTCAACGAGTCGACCATTCGCACAATGGGCCGTTCGGCTACCGGCGTCAAAGGTATGACTTTGAGCAGTGCCGACGACGAAATTGTGGGCATGATATGCATGCGCACCAGTGCCGACGACGATGTTCTCGTTGTCTCGGAGCAAGGCATGGGCAAGCGCTCTAAGCTTGAGGACTACCGTGTCACCAACCGTGGCGGCAAGGGTGTGAAAACGATGAATATCACCGAAAAAACAGGCAAGCTTATCGCAATCAAGAATGTGAACGACAGCAACGACCTGGTGATCATCAACAAGTCGGGTATCATGCTGCGCATGAAGGTTTCCTCGCTGCGTGTCATGGGCCGCAACACCCAGGGCGTGCGCCTCATCAATCTTGAAAAGAAGAACGACGAGATTGCCTCGGTGTGCAAGGTGCAGTCTCAGCCTGAAAGTGAAGAGGCCGAATTGGCCACCAACCAGGGAGAGAGCTTGGATAACTCAAGCGAAGAAATCCAAAACGACAACACGACAAACGAACAACAAGACAACAAGTAA
- a CDS encoding tryptophanase: protein MELPFAESWKIKMIEPIHRSTREQREQWLKEAHYNVFQLRADQVYIDLLTDSGTGAMSDRQWSELMLGDESYAGATSFYKFQAMVRKIFGFEYVIPTHQGRAAENVLFSYLVKEGNVIPGNAHFDTTKGHIESRHAFAVDVTIDEAKNTQLELPFKGNVSLEKLEKVLVENKGNVPFMVLTVTNNTVGGQPVSMQNIKDTCRLCHKYNVPVVVDSARFAENAYFIKTREAGYADKTIKEIVREMYAEADAATMSCKKDAIVNMGGFIATNNKQWYDGAMQFCIPFEGYITYGGLNGRDLNAIAQGLDENTEFDMLNTRIHQVAHLAAKLDEYGIPYQRPAGGHAIFVDGDKVLDRVPKEEFPAQRLTCELYLEAGIRACEIGYILADRDPVTHQNRFGGLDLVRLCIPRRVYTDNHMDVVAAAMKNVYDRREEVNHGVAIEWEAPLMRHFTVRLKML from the coding sequence ATGGAATTACCATTTGCAGAATCTTGGAAAATCAAGATGATTGAGCCCATACATCGCAGTACACGCGAGCAACGCGAGCAATGGCTGAAAGAGGCTCATTACAATGTGTTTCAATTGAGAGCCGACCAGGTCTACATCGACTTGCTCACCGACTCGGGTACGGGTGCAATGAGCGACCGCCAGTGGTCGGAGCTCATGCTTGGCGACGAAAGCTATGCAGGAGCGACATCGTTTTATAAATTTCAAGCGATGGTGCGAAAGATTTTCGGCTTTGAATATGTGATTCCTACCCACCAAGGGCGTGCTGCCGAGAATGTATTGTTCTCCTATCTTGTAAAGGAAGGCAATGTGATACCTGGCAACGCACACTTCGACACCACAAAGGGTCACATCGAAAGCCGTCATGCCTTTGCAGTCGACGTCACAATCGATGAGGCCAAAAACACACAGCTCGAGTTGCCTTTCAAGGGCAATGTGTCGCTTGAGAAGCTTGAGAAGGTGCTGGTCGAAAACAAGGGAAATGTGCCATTCATGGTGCTCACAGTCACCAACAACACCGTGGGTGGCCAGCCAGTGAGCATGCAAAACATCAAGGACACATGCCGCTTGTGCCACAAGTACAATGTGCCCGTGGTTGTCGACTCGGCCCGCTTTGCCGAGAATGCCTATTTCATTAAGACACGTGAGGCAGGCTATGCCGACAAGACGATTAAGGAAATCGTGCGCGAGATGTATGCCGAGGCCGATGCAGCCACCATGTCGTGCAAGAAAGATGCCATTGTGAACATGGGCGGTTTCATTGCCACCAACAACAAGCAGTGGTACGACGGCGCAATGCAGTTCTGCATTCCGTTTGAAGGGTATATCACCTATGGCGGCTTGAACGGCCGTGACTTGAATGCCATTGCCCAAGGTCTTGACGAGAACACCGAGTTCGACATGCTCAACACCCGCATCCATCAAGTGGCACATTTGGCTGCCAAGCTCGATGAATATGGGATACCATACCAGCGTCCAGCAGGCGGGCATGCAATATTTGTCGACGGTGATAAGGTGCTCGACCGCGTGCCAAAAGAGGAATTTCCTGCGCAACGACTCACGTGCGAGCTGTATCTCGAGGCAGGCATTCGTGCTTGTGAGATAGGGTATATCTTGGCCGACCGTGACCCTGTGACACACCAAAACCGCTTTGGCGGGCTCGACCTGGTGAGGTTGTGCATACCTCGCCGTGTGTATACCGACAATCACATGGATGTCGTTGCCGCCGCCATGAAGAATGTGTATGACCGCCGAGAAGAGGTCAATCACGGAGTGGCCATCGAGTGGGAAGCTCCATTGATGCGGCACTTTACCGTGCGACTCAAGATGCTTTAA